The proteins below come from a single Methanothrix thermoacetophila PT genomic window:
- a CDS encoding 30S ribosomal protein S4, whose protein sequence is MGYPGKSHKTYDRPRKPWEADRMANEVELIKTYGLRNKRELWKAESILRKYRRVGRMLLASKARGEARADIEAAAVINRLSRFGILKDGADLDAILSLKITDILERRLQTQVYRQGLANTIRQARQFITHGHIQVAGQRVTVPSYLVKRGDEMTIDYYAGSPLAREGHPERSSKIVARTGGSA, encoded by the coding sequence ATGGGATATCCTGGCAAGAGCCACAAGACATATGATCGGCCTCGAAAGCCATGGGAAGCAGACAGGATGGCCAATGAGGTCGAGCTCATAAAGACCTACGGGCTGAGGAACAAGCGCGAGCTCTGGAAGGCTGAGAGCATTCTAAGAAAGTACAGGCGCGTTGGGAGGATGCTTCTCGCATCCAAGGCTCGTGGCGAGGCCAGAGCCGATATAGAGGCTGCTGCGGTTATCAATAGACTGTCACGCTTCGGCATCCTGAAGGATGGTGCAGATCTCGATGCCATACTCTCACTGAAGATCACAGATATCCTGGAGAGGCGGCTGCAGACACAGGTCTACAGACAGGGTCTCGCAAACACGATACGACAGGCGAGACAGTTCATAACCCACGGGCACATCCAGGTGGCAGGTCAGAGGGTGACCGTCCCGAGCTACCTGGTGAAGAGAGGGGACGAGATGACCATCGATTACTATGCAGGATCCCCGCTCGCCAGAGAGGGGCATCCGGAGAGGTCATCTAAGATCGTCGCCAGGACTG